The following coding sequences are from one Kwoniella bestiolae CBS 10118 chromosome 2, complete sequence window:
- a CDS encoding ADP,ATP carrier protein, mitochondrial: MSDVKKPKDAKAFLTDFLMGGVSAAVSKTAAAPIERIKLLVQNQDEMIKQGRLATPYKGIGDCFSRTYKEEGLASLWRGNTANVIRYFPTQALNFAFKDYFKSLFGFKKSEGYWKWFAGNIASGGAAGASSLLFVYSLDYARTRLANDNKSAKKGGSRQFNGLVDVYRKTLASDGIAGLYRGFVPSVVGIIVYRGLYFGLYDSIKPVILVGPLEGNFLASFALGWTVTTSAGLASYPLDTIRRRMMMTSGGTVHYKSMMDAGSQIVAKEGIKSLFKGAGANILRGVAGAGVLSLYDKMQELMFGKVYSVS; encoded by the exons ATGTCCGACGTTAAAAAACCAAAGGATGCCAAGGCTTTCTTGACCGATTTCTTGATGGGTGGTGTCTCCGCCGCTGTCTCCAAGACCGCTGCTGCCCCCATTGAAAGAATCAAGCTCTTGGTCCAAAACCAAGATGaaat GATCAAGCAAGGTCGTCTCGCTACCCCTTACAAGGGTATCGGTGACTGTTTCTCCCGAACCTACAAGGAAGAGGGTTTGGCTTCCCTCTGGAGAGGTAACACCGCCAACGTTATCCGATACTTCCCCACCCAAGCTTTGAACTTTGCCTTCAAAGATTACTTCAAGTCACTCTTCGGTTTCAAGAAGTCCGAGGGTTACTGGAAGTGGTTCGCCGGTAACATTGCTTCCGGTGGTGCTGCTGGTgcctcttccctcctcttcgtctacTCTCTCGATTACGCCCGAACCCGATTGGCCAACGACAACAAGTCTGCCAAGAAGGGTGGTTCTAGACAATTCAACGGTTTGGTCGATGTTTACAGAAAGACTCTCGCATCCGACGGTATCGCTGGTCTTTACAGAGGTTTCGTTCCTTCCGTCGTTGGTATCATCGTCTACAGAGGTCTCTACTTCGGTCTCTACGACTCCATCAAGCCCGTCATCCTCGTTGGTCCTCTTGAAGGAAACTTCTTGGCCTCTTTCGCTCTCGGTTGGACTGTTACTACTTCTGCTGGTCTCGCTTCTTACCCTCTCGACACCATCAGACgacgaatgatgatgacctcTGGTGGTACCGTCCACTACAAGTCCATGATGGATGCCGGTTCTCAAATCGTCGCCAAGGAAGGtatcaaatccctcttcaagGGTGCCGGTGCTAACATCCTCCGTGGTGTTGCCGGTGCTGGTGTCTTGTCTCTTTACGACAAGATGCAAGAATTGATGTTCGGTAAAGTCTACTCTGTGAGTTGA